One window from the genome of Toxotes jaculatrix isolate fToxJac2 chromosome 17, fToxJac2.pri, whole genome shotgun sequence encodes:
- the LOC121197000 gene encoding tubulin beta-4B chain — protein sequence MREIVHLQAGQCGNQIGAKFWEVISDEHGIDPSGTYHGDSDLQLERINVYYNEATGGKYVPRAVLVDLEPGTMDSVRSGPFGQVFRPDNFVFGQSGAGNNWAKGHYTEGAELVDSVLDVVRKEAESCDCLQGFQLTHSLGGGTGSGMGTLLISKIREEYPDRIMNTFSVVPSPKVSDTVVEPYNATLSVHQLVENTDETYCIDNEALYDICFRTLKLTTPTYGDLNHLVSATMSGVTTCLRFPGQLNADLRKLAVNMVPFPRLHFFMPGFAPLTSRGSQQYRALTVPELTQQMFDAKNMMAACDPRHGRYLTVAAIFRGRMSMKEVDEQMLNVQNKNSSYFVEWIPNNVKTAVCDIPPRGLKMAATFIGNSTAIQELFKRISEQFTAMFRRKAFLHWYTGEGMDEMEFTEAESNMNDLVSEYQQYQDATAEEEGEFEEEGEEDMA from the exons ATGAGGGAGATCGTACACCTGCAGGCAGGCCAGTGTGGAAACCAAATCGGAGCAAAG TTCTGGGAGGTGATAAGTGACGAACATGGCATCGACCCCTCCGGGACGTACCATGGGGACAGCGACCTGCAGCTGGAGCGAATCAACGTGTATTACAACGAAGCAACAG GTGGCAAGTATGTCCCTCGTGCAGTGCTGGTGGACTTGGAGCCAGGAACCATGGACTCTGTGAGGTCCGGTCCATTTGGCCAGGTCTTTAGACCAGACAACTTCGTCTTTG GCCAGAGTGGAGCAGGCAATAACTGGGCTAAAGGTCATTACACTGAGGGAGCTGAGCTGGTGGACTCAGTCCTGGATGTGGTgaggaaggaggcagagagctgCGACTGCCTCCAGGGCTTCCAGCTCACACACTCCCTGGGGGGAGGCACTGGCTCTGGCATGGGCACTCTACTCATCAGCAAAATCCGGGAGGAGTATCCAGACCGCATCATGAACACTTTCAGCGTGGTGCCCTCACCCAAG GTGTCAGACACAGTGGTGGAGCCATACAACGCCACCCTGTCTGTCCACCAGCTGGTCGAGAACACGGATGAGACCTACTGCATTGATAATGAGGCCCTGTATGACATCTGCTTCCGCACGCTGAAACTCACCACGCCCACCTACGGCGACCTCAACCACCTTGTCTCAGCCACCATGAGCGGGGTGACCACCTGTCTTCGCTTCCCCGGCCAGCTCAATGCTGATCTGAGGAAACTGGCTGTCAACATGGTGCCCTTCCCCAGGCTGCACTTCTTCATGCCAGGCTTTGCCCCCCTGACCAGCAGGGGCAGCCAGCAGTACAG GGCATTGACAGTTCCTGAGCTCACCCAGCAGATGTTCGATGCCAAGAACATGATGGCTGCTTGCGACCCACGCCACGGGCGCTACCTTACAGTCGCCGCCATCTTCCGAGGTCGCATGTCCATGAAGGAGGTGGACGAGCAGATGCTTAATGTTCAGAACAAGAACAGCAGCTACTTTGTGGAATGGATCCCCAACAATGTCAAGACCGCTGTCTGTGACATTCCTCCCCGTGGCCTCAAGATGGCCGCCACTTTCATTGGCAACAGCACGGCCATTCAGGAGCTGTTCAAACGCATCTCGGAGCAGTTCACCGCCATGTTCCGCCGCAAGGCCTTCCTCCACTG GTACACGGGCGAGGGCATGGACGAAATGGAGTTCACAGAGGCTGAGAGCAACATGAACGACCTGGTGTCCGAGTACCAGCAGTACCAGGACGCCACCGCTGAGGAAGAGGGCGAGTTTGAGGAGGAGGGCGAAGAGGACATGGCCTAG
- the nrde2 gene encoding nuclear exosome regulator NRDE2, translating into MRQTVMALFPAFGETASDKVEDSSKELDWLTNKSFQTKDALSLHSRFLGEKESRVGREVSSAEEEKEEEDNVPIKKKKRKSEKKKKKKKKHKKKSGRCSDSSGSDSETIYPSDLKREQEEDRSQAPLASRFSWLDDLQSPTEHPFCVDCKPDPANWTYKSLYRGDVARYKRKGSSSLGLDSRRQGVSWEESESNKKQKGGDKKKAADRYFSTLSRQLLRSESAVPTLLRSPDCSDVISSTSFLPLGDDEGENKGGETGNREQTSSVNPLGVYDSSTALWVQGKGQPGQTEQQKQDIQTGQSAMLMTRRTEEFNRQLREQPADTQLWIKFIRYQDELSSTEFGGEEEQQGSDSAERRKSTYRAVLEKKLSIAERAVDTNPSCIALQLERLRICQELWEPSVLAKEWKKLVFLHPNSAPLLREYLLFMQSYFSNFTVSKVNSAYGKCLSTLSSVRDGSMVSHPALPGIEEDMLDIFTQQCHFLRQSGHSEKAISLFQAMIDFTFYKPDSVRHLSTKQQVEFFEPFWDSGEARVGELGARGWKAWMLQQERGGWLQPNADDEEEEEEDEEEVKDRSQPRGTIWLDVESSRETAHWLPWRPDKAKGQSEEDCEDPDRQVLFDEIGPSLICLSSPELQLRLLLHFLSFLGLPVDSVLSPAPCQPSLLLENLSFLTQGNDLRRPLTSHDQLDPWVTSVGHMTTLQGTRKRVGLGKQGEKFVTNVFNMVLPNLLPHHRAVLSLSWMQYEKLKVLRCLRSGNKKRLRSQGKSSKRVAKRLLKEPDNRSSLVLWREYAHLEWMLGNLDEARKVFSTATAIGGSKGLSSPTLCELCHLWSQLEVEDGAGAQGGGLTDVTTSPAVLILTRVAEGSTTSSSSSSQSFSPVSILKARKSYEQALTASLSALDQVPNNLQTNRKGQDDLLGEKLRLSGLVGCYALFQYLTVGIQAANAVYSQARERMEELHCTLTLDKQFNSNAEANLTSIDARNSAADSSRHYVNKLSSECQVLAVQQAALLRYHNSISVFPLATLRQMLTSALSSWPSSTPLWSIYVQLENRYHSAGRARRFFHSVTRDSSSVVPRLFAIVAEQQRKQLVDAAQRSCCHDSSLPILPENGLSNRIRGLFERAIATEMGAHCPLLWRMYMHFLVSEGKVDKATGIFYKALQNIPWAKGLYMDGVQLFPERLQEFADLMTEKELRLRLPLEELDILLED; encoded by the exons ATGCGACAAACCGTCATGGCTCTGTTTCCAGCGTTTGGAGAAACGGCGAGTGATAAAGTTGAAGATTCGTCTAAAG AATTAGACTGGCTGACCAATAAGAGTTTTCAGACCAAGGATGCCCTCTCTCTTCACAGTCGTTTTTTAGGGGAGAAGGAGTCAAG AGTAGGCAGAGAGGTGAgctctgcagaggaggagaaagaagaagaggacaatGTGCCaatcaaaaagaagaaaaggaagagtgaaaagaagaagaaaaagaagaaaaaacacaaaaagaagagTGGGAGGTGTTCAGATAGCAGTGGCTCTGACTCTGAAACCATCTACCCCAGTGATCTCAAAAGGGAACAAGAGGAAGATAg ATCACAGGCTCCATTAGCAAGTCGTTTCTCCTGGTTGGATGATCTCCAGTCGCCAACAGAGCATCCATTCTGTGTGGACTGTAAACCAGACCCAGCCAACTGGACATATAAGTCCCTGTACAGAGGAGATGTAGCAAG GTATAAGAGGAAAGGCAGCTCATCGTTGGGTCTGGACTCTCGCAGACAGGGAGTCAGCTGGGAGGAGTCAGAGTCAAATAAGAAACAGAAAGGTGGGGACAAgaagaaagcagcagacagataCTTCTCTACACTTAGTCGCCAGCTGCTGAGGTCAGAGTCCGCTGTTCCTACATTACTAAGGAGTCCTGATTGTAGTGATGTCATCAGCTccacctccttcctccctctgggGGATGATGAGGGGGAGAacaaaggaggagagacag GTAACAGAGAGCAGACATCATCAGTAAATCCGCTCGGTGTGTATGACTCCTCCACGGCCCTCTGGGTGCAGGGGAAGGGACAGCCGggccagacagagcagcagaagcagGACATACAGACAGGACAGAGCGCCATGCTTATGACCAGGAGGACTGAGGAGTTTAACAGGCAGCTCAGAGAACagccagcagacacacagctgtggaTAAAATTCATACGATACCAG GATGAGCTGAGTTCAACAGAGTTTGGAGGTGAAGAGGAGCAACAGGGCAGCGATTCAGCTGAGCGTCGTAAATCTACCTACCGAGCAGTCTTGGAGAAAAAGCTGAGTATCGCGGAGCGTGCTGTGGACACCAACCCCAGCTGCATAGCTCTGCAGCTGGAGAGGCTCAGGATCTGCCAAGAACTCTGGGAACCGTCAGTTCTGGCTAAAGAATGGAAGAAACTG GTGTTCCTCCACCCAAACAGTGCTCCCTTGTTGAGGGAGTACCTGCTCTTCATGCAGAGCTACTTTAGCAACTTCACTGTGTCAAAGGTCAACTCTGCCTATGGGAAGTGTCTAAGCACACTCAGCTCTGTGCGGGACGGAAGCATGGTCTCTCATCCGGCCCTGCCAGGGATTGAGGAGGACATGCTAG ATATCTTCACCCAACAGTGTCATTTTCTGCGTCAGTCTGGTCACTCAGAGAAGGCGATTTCTCTGTTTCAGGCCATGATTGATTTTACTTTCTACAAACCTGACAGTGTCCGACATCTGTCCACCAAGcagcag gtgGAATTCTTTGAGCCGTTTTGGGACAGTGGGGAGGCACGTGTTGGGGAGTTGGGGGCCAGAGGTTGGAAAGCCTGGATGCTCCAACAAGAGCGTGGGGGATGGCTACAACCCAATGCAG atgacgaagaggaggaggaagaggacgaggaggaggtgaaggatcGGAGTCAGCCCAGAGGGACAATCTGGCTGGATGTGGAGTCATCTCGTGAAACAGCTCACTGGTTGCCCTGGAGGCCTGACAAGGCAAAGGGCCAATCAGAAGAGGACTGTGAGGAtccagacagacag GTGTTATTTGATGAAATCGGACCATCCCTAATTTGCCTGTCCTCACCAGAGCTCCAGCTTCGTCTCCTTCTCCATTTCCTGTCATTCCTGGGGCTGCCTGTCGACTCTGTACTCTCTCCTGCCCCCTGTCAGCCCAGCCTGCTGCTGGAGAacctttcttttctcactcagG GTAATGATCTCCGGCGTCCTCTGACCTCCCACGACCAACTGGACCCCTGGGTTACCTCTGTAGGTCATATGACCACTCTTCAAGGAACCAGGAAGCGGGTAGGGCTCGGAAAGCAGGGCGAGAAGTTTGTCACCAATGTGTTCAATATGGTCTTGCCCAACCTCCTTCCCCACCATCGAGCCGTTCTGTCACTCAGCTGGATGCAGTACGAGAAACTCAAG GTCTTGCGCTGTTTGCGCAGTGGCAACAAAAAGCGTCTCCGTTCTCAAGGCAAGAGCAGCAAGCGGGTTGCCAAGCGGCTGCTCAAAGAACCCGACAACCGCTCGTCATTGGTGCTGTGGCGGGAATACGCCCACCTGGAGTGGATGCTGGGCAACCTGGATGAAGCTCGCAAAGTCTTCTCCACAGCCACAGCGATAGGGGGATCCAAAGGATTGAGCAGCCCCACCCTCTGTGAGTTGTGCCACCTGTGGTCccagctggaggtggaggatggaGCAGGGGCCCAAGGAGGGGGACTAACTGATGTAACCACCTCCCCGGCTGTGTTGATACTAACCAGAGTAGCAGAAGGAAGCACCACGTCGTCTTCTTCATCCTCCCAGTCCTTCTCTCCAGTATCTATCCTGAAAGCCAGGAAGTCTTATGAACAGGCTCTGACAGCCAGCTTGTCAGCACTGGACCAAGTCCCCAACAACCTTCAGACCAACAGAAAAG GTCAAGATGACCTGCTGGGAGAGAAGCTGAGGCTGAGTGGTCTGGTAGGCTGCTACGCTCTGTTCCAGTACCTCACAGTGGGCATCCAAGCAGCTAACGCTGTCTACAGCCAGGCCAGAgaaaggatggaggagctgcatTGCACACTAACACTTGACAAGCAGTTTAACAGTAATGCAGAAGCCAACCTCACCAGCATTGATGCTAGAAACTCTGCAGCTGATTCCAGCAGGCACTATGTTAATAAGTTATCTTCTGAGTGTCAAGTATTAGCAGTGCAGCAGGCAGCCTTGCTGAGGTACCACAACAGCATCAGTGTGTTTCCACTGGCAACACTGAGACAAATGCTGACCTCTGCCCTTTCATCCTGGCCCAGCAGCACCCCTCTCTGGAGCATATATGTACAG CTGGAGAACCGTTACCATAGTGCTGGCAGGGCGCGTCGGTTTTTCCACTCTGTAACCAgggacagcagcagtgtggtgCCACGCCTCTTTGCCATTGTTGCTGAACAACAAAGGAAGCAGCTGGTGGACGCTGCTCAGAg GTCTTGTTGCCATGACAGCTCCTTGCCCATCCTACCAGAGAATGGCCTCAGCAACCGTATCCGTGGACTGTTTGAACGCGCTATAGCAACAGAGATGGGTGCTCACTGTCCTTTACTTTGGAGAATGTACATGCACTTCCTG gtgTCAGAAGGGAAGGTGGATAAAGCCACAGGGATCTTTTACAAGGCCCTACAGAATATTCCCTGGGCCaag ggTTTGTACATGGATGGGGTACAGCTGTTCCCTGAGCGTCTGCAGGAGTTTGCAGATCTGATGACGGAGAAAgaactcagactcagactgcCTTTAGAGGAACTGGATATACTGCTGgaagactga